One segment of Chionomys nivalis chromosome 1, mChiNiv1.1, whole genome shotgun sequence DNA contains the following:
- the LOC130877601 gene encoding 60S ribosomal protein L3-like, with protein sequence MSHRKFSAPRHGSLGFLPRKRSSRHRGKVKSFPKDDPSKPVHLTAFLGYKAGMTHIVREVDRPGSKVNKKEVVEAVTIVETPPMVVVGIVGYVETPRGLRTFKTVFAEHISDECKRRFYKNWHKSKKKAFTKYCKKWQDDMGKKQLEKDFNSLKKYCQVIRIIAHTQMCLLPLRQKKAHLMEIQLNGGTVAEKLDWARERLEQQVPVNQVFGQDEMIDVIGVTKGKGYKGVTSRWHTKKLPRKTHRGLHKVACIGAWHPARVAFSVAQAGQKGYHHRTEINKKIYKIGQGYLIKDGKLIKNNASTGYDLSDKSINPLGGFVHYGEVTNDFIMLKGCVVGTKKRVLTLRKSLLVQTKRQALEKIDLKFIDTTSKFGHGRFQTMEEKKAFMGPLKKDRIAKEEGA encoded by the coding sequence ATGTCTCACAGGAAATTCTCTGCTCCCAGACATGGGTCTTTGGGCTTCCTGCCTCGGAAGCGCAGCAGCAGGCATCGTGGGAAAGTGAAGAGCTTCCCCAAGGATGACCCATCCAAGCCTGTTCACCTCACAGCCTTTCTAGGCTACAAGGCTGGCATGACCCACATTGTCCGGGAGGTTGACAGACCAGGATCCAAGGTGAACAAGAAAGAAGTCGTGGAGGCTGTAACCATTGTGGAAACACCACCTATGGTAGTTGTGGGCATCGTGGGATATGTCGAAACCCCACGAGGTCTGCGCACCTTCAAGACAGTATTTGCTGAGCACATCAGTGATGAGTGTAAAAGGCGGTTCTACAAGAACTGGCACAAATCTAAGAAGAAAGCCTTCACCAAATACTGTAAGAAATGGCAGGATGACATGGGCAAGAAACAGCTGGAGAAGGACTTCAACAGCTTGAAGAAGTACTGCCAGGTCATCCGCATAATTGCCCACACTCAGATGTGTCTGCTTCCTCTGCGCCAGAAGAAGGCACACTTGATGGAGATCCAGCTAAATGGGGGCACTGTGGCTGAGAAGCTGGACTGGGCCCGGGAGAGACTGGAGCAGCAGGTTCCTGTGAACCAGGTGTTTGGGCAGGATGAGATGATTGATGTCATTGGAGTGACAAAAGGCAAAGGCTACAAAGGGGTGACCAGTCGTTGGCATACCAAGAAACTGCCTCGCAAGACCCATCGAGGGTTGCACAAGGTCGCCTGTATCGGCGCTTGGCACCCTGCCCGAGTGGCCTTCTCTGTGGCTCAGGCTGGGCAGAAGGGCTACCATCATCGGACAGAGATCAACAAGAAGATTTACAAGATTGGTCAGGGCTACCTTATCAAGGATGGCAAGCTGATCAAGAACAATGCATCTACCGGCTATGACCTTTCTGACAAGAGCATCAACCCACTGGGTGGCTTTGTCCATTACGGTGAGGTAACCAATGACTTCATCATGCTCAAAGGCTGTGTGGTGGGAACCAAGAAGCGAGTGCTCACACTCCGCAAGTCCTTGCTGGTGCAGACCAAACGGCAGGCTCTGGAGAAGATTGACCTGAAATTCATTGATACCACCTCCAAGTTTGGCCACGGTCGTTTCCAGACCATGGAGGAGAAGAAAGCATTCATGGGACCACTCAAGAAAGACCGCATTGCCAAGGAGGAAGGTGCTTAA
- the LOC130884912 gene encoding ethanolamine-phosphate phospho-lyase-like, with product MRAQGQYMFDEKGQRYLDCINNVAHVGHCHPEVVKATAKQMELLNMNSRFLHDNIVEYAKRLSTTLPQTLSVCYFTNSGSEANDLALRLARQFRGHQDVITLDRAYHGHLTSLIEISPYKFQKGKDVKKEFVHVAPTPDTYREDHEDADTAYADEVKKIMEEAQSRGRKIAAFIAESMQSCSGQIIPPAGSFQKVAEHVRRAGGVFIADEVQVGFGRAGRHFWSFQTHGEDFIPDMVTMGKPMGNGHPMACVVTTKEIAETFSSTGVEYFNTYGGNPVSCAVGLAVLDVIERENLQGNAVRVGNYLTELLEAQKAKHPLIGDIRGVGLFIGIDLVKDHEKRTPATAEAQHVIYKMKEKGVLLSAYGPHRNVLKIKPPMCFTEEDAKFMVDHLDGILTVLEEVTETKSDGVISENTVCRTKEVHAEQSNHGATESRENHSRKRNDVCSDQRTLLSKRLKT from the coding sequence ATGCGAGCCCAGGGGCAGTACATGTTTGACGAGAAAGGCCAAAGGTACTTGGACTGCATCAACAACGTGGCTCACGTGGGACACTGCCACCCAGAAGTGGTCAAAGCCACGGCGAAACAGATGGAACTACTCAACATGAATTCTCGCTTCCTCCACGACAACATCGTGGAGTACGCCAAGCGCCTTTCAACCACCCTGCCGCAGACGCTCTCTGTTTGCTACTTTACAAATTCGGGATCCGAAGCCAATGACTTAGCCTTACGCCTGGCACGGCAGTTCCGAGGCCACCAGGATGTGATCACTCTTGACCGTGCTTACCATGGTCACCTGACATCGTTAATTGAGATCAGTCCCTATAAGTTTCAGAAGGGCAAAGATGTCAAGAAGGAATTTGTACATGTGGCACCAACGCCAGATACTTACAGAGAGGACCACGAAGACGCAGACACAGCCTATGCAGATGAAGTGAAGAAAATCATGGAAgaggctcagagcagaggaaggaagattgcTGCCTTTATTGCTGAATCCATGCAGAGTTGCAGTGGACAAATTATTCCTCCAGCAGGCTCCTTCCAGAAAGTGGCTGAACATGTTCGCAGGGCAGGGGGCGTGTTTATCGCGGATGAAGTTCAAGTAGGCTTTGGCAGAGCTGGGAGGCATTTCTGGAGCTTCCAAACGCATGGCGAAGACTTCATTCCAGACATGGTCACCATGGGGAAACCTATGGGCAACGGTCACCCCATGGCCTGTGTGGTGACAACCAAAGAAATTGCAGAAACCTTCAGCAGCACCGGCGTAGAGTATTTCAATACATATGGAGGAAACCCAGTGTCTTGTGCTGTTGGGTTAGCTGTGCTGGACGTAATTGAGAGAGAAAACCTTCAGGGAAATGCTGTCCGAGTGGGGAATTACCTCACGGAGCTACTGGAAGCACAGAAAGCTAAGCACCCTTTGATAGGGGACATCAGAGGTGTTGGCCTTTTTATTGGCATTGATCTGGTGAAGGACCATGAGAAAAGGACGCCTGCAACAGCCGAAGCCCAGCACgtcatttataaaatgaaggagaaaggggtGCTTCTCAGTGCCTATGGCCCCCACAGGAATGTGCTCAAAATCAAGCCACCAATGTGCTTTACAGAAGAAGATGCAAAGTTCATGGTGGACCACCTGGATGGTATCTTAACAGTTTTAGAAGAAGTCACAGAAACCAAGAGTGACGGGGTGATCTCTGAGAATACAGTTTGCAGAACAAAGGAAGTCCACGCGGAACAGTCCAATCACGGCGCCACCGAGTCCAGGGAAAACCACAGCAGAAAGAGAAACGATGTATGCTCAGATCAGCGCACGCTGCTCAGCAAAAGACTCAAGACATGA